A window of the Pedobacter frigiditerrae genome harbors these coding sequences:
- a CDS encoding DNA (cytosine-5-)-methyltransferase — protein sequence MAVPIIDIFAGPGGLGEGFSALINEENQRVFKIALSIEKDTLAHETLRLRSFYRQFDHGQVPDDYYSFIRGLLSIEQLYANWPEQADHAEREAWCGTLGDPDEKDQNAVSDEEVDTRIRAVLNGEQNWLLIGGPPCQAYSLVGRSRRQERILNEGTDKRVGLYKQYLRILAKHSPAVFVMENVKGILSAETTENHVFQKILQDLGDPAACFPENYRIEQVCPGYKIYSLVNLPEGFDIYGNPTYQPKQFVIQAEHYGIPQTRHRVILLGVRNDIDINPGIIGQSDEIPVRSVIGSLPRLRSGLSKNKDSFENWQNVIKRLLDSQVLVQMDKQIADNIRQNVLQLDNPLFGKGADYLPTGELAIGYLADWYLDTRIQGVLNHACRSHMDSDLLRYMFVACFGNIKEQSPKLSDFPTELLPAHSNVKEGVDDKKFADRFRVQLAGRAAKTITSHISKDGHYYIHPDPTQCRSLTVREAARIQTFPDNYYFCGPRTSQFHQVGNAVPPYLAYQIAGVVGHIFQQLEEPVAQENQ from the coding sequence ATGGCCGTTCCAATAATTGACATATTTGCGGGACCTGGTGGGCTGGGAGAAGGATTTTCGGCCTTAATAAACGAAGAAAATCAAAGAGTGTTCAAAATCGCTCTTTCCATTGAAAAAGACACGCTTGCTCATGAAACATTAAGGCTCCGAAGTTTTTATAGGCAGTTCGATCATGGCCAAGTTCCAGATGACTACTATAGTTTTATAAGAGGGCTACTAAGTATTGAGCAGCTATATGCTAATTGGCCGGAACAAGCTGATCATGCTGAAAGAGAGGCTTGGTGCGGGACATTGGGAGACCCAGATGAAAAGGATCAAAATGCCGTTTCAGACGAAGAGGTGGACACAAGGATTAGGGCGGTACTCAATGGTGAGCAAAATTGGCTGTTGATCGGAGGACCTCCGTGTCAGGCGTACTCGCTTGTGGGGAGATCGAGACGGCAGGAACGCATTTTAAATGAAGGTACTGATAAACGAGTCGGCCTATATAAACAGTACCTTAGGATTCTTGCAAAACATAGTCCTGCTGTATTCGTTATGGAAAATGTAAAGGGAATACTCTCAGCGGAAACTACTGAAAACCATGTTTTTCAAAAAATTCTGCAAGATTTGGGTGACCCTGCAGCATGTTTTCCGGAGAACTACCGTATAGAACAGGTTTGTCCAGGTTATAAAATATACTCTCTGGTGAACTTGCCAGAAGGTTTCGACATCTACGGAAATCCAACCTATCAACCAAAACAATTTGTTATCCAAGCCGAGCATTATGGTATTCCACAGACTAGACACCGTGTGATCCTTTTGGGGGTGCGAAATGATATAGATATTAATCCAGGTATAATCGGACAGTCTGATGAAATTCCGGTAAGATCTGTAATTGGTTCGCTGCCCCGCCTGCGCAGCGGACTCTCAAAAAACAAAGATAGCTTTGAAAACTGGCAAAATGTAATCAAAAGACTTTTGGATAGTCAGGTGTTAGTCCAAATGGACAAGCAGATCGCTGACAATATAAGGCAAAATGTGCTGCAGTTGGACAACCCACTATTTGGAAAAGGAGCCGACTACCTTCCTACCGGTGAGCTAGCAATAGGTTACCTTGCAGATTGGTATTTGGATACGCGGATCCAAGGTGTACTTAACCACGCCTGCAGGTCCCATATGGACAGTGACCTTCTTAGATATATGTTTGTGGCGTGCTTTGGCAATATCAAGGAACAATCACCAAAGCTCAGTGACTTCCCAACTGAGCTTCTACCGGCCCATTCCAATGTGAAGGAAGGAGTTGACGATAAAAAATTCGCAGATCGTTTCCGAGTGCAGTTAGCTGGGAGAGCAGCAAAGACAATCACAAGCCATATTTCGAAAGATGGGCATTACTATATCCATCCCGATCCTACACAATGTAGGAGCCTAACGGTCAGGGAAGCTGCCCGGATCCAGACCTTTCCGGACAACTACTATTTTTGCGGACCACGAACATCCCAGTTCCACCAAGTAGGAAATGCAGTCCCTCCCTATTTGGCCTACCAGATTGCTGGAGTGGTTGGACATATTTTTCAACAACTTGAAGAACCTGTGGCGCAGGAAAATCAATAA
- a CDS encoding DUF262 domain-containing HNH endonuclease family protein, producing the protein MKAINLSELFGQKIFRIPDYQRGYSWEHKQLSELWDDIQEIPFKETEFRPHYTGTIYVEASEPLDSEKWLSGTTFFSVVDGQQRLTTISILLYELLKRSGAGYCNEESTDLKKAYLYKPNLTGESKIYRFSYSPSDRNQSYLLNKIFEDDNVIFDQSHYNLYSKNLAYAKNFFAEKIGQIEHSEREILFRKITTALRFDFREIEKDLDVQAVFETMNNRGKSLSTLEKLKNRLMHLCEKLPSPTEDRKNLRERINQSWGVMYGWLARNPENILDEDEFLSAHLSLLRTPKEAVFSEKLAEEKLFEMFCNRPEQYENEIGSKEEKVTFEKIQSYIQSLSSFAPKWYDVHNSKIKQLNKILLLNRGKEIRIFLTQLMSHSLTVSQLIELLNKLEAIFFRNRIQGIGVIDERTFASWARELFRAEYTISEILERMDNLLAIPVPTANMVQFFNGLYNYERGTKGFHRWGNLKYFLFEYEDYLKKIFAETNDKVTLEDFESTTIEHIIPQHFIENWHEKVNEVSISLKTEHIHHGVKVMLNTLGNLTILKNGKNSSLGNRSWEQKRHRFQTGSYNEIQIARYEVWNRNSICNRGEEMLRFLVSKIPGLALQSVDIDTILYSDQKTKAAIKDGLKLVEEVILE; encoded by the coding sequence GTGAAAGCAATTAACCTCTCAGAACTCTTTGGACAAAAAATATTTAGGATACCGGATTATCAACGCGGCTACTCATGGGAACATAAACAACTAAGTGAGCTTTGGGACGACATTCAAGAAATACCGTTTAAGGAAACTGAATTCCGGCCACACTACACAGGCACAATATATGTTGAAGCTAGCGAGCCCCTTGATTCTGAAAAGTGGTTATCGGGTACAACATTCTTTAGTGTAGTCGACGGTCAACAACGGCTGACCACTATCAGTATTCTGCTTTATGAGCTGCTAAAGCGCTCTGGAGCTGGATATTGTAACGAAGAAAGTACTGATTTGAAGAAAGCATATCTATACAAGCCAAATCTAACTGGCGAAAGCAAAATTTATCGCTTTAGTTATTCGCCTTCTGATCGAAACCAGTCCTACTTGCTTAACAAGATTTTTGAAGACGATAACGTTATATTTGATCAAAGTCATTACAACTTGTACAGCAAGAACTTGGCTTATGCAAAAAACTTTTTTGCAGAAAAGATTGGGCAAATTGAGCATTCAGAGAGAGAAATCTTATTCAGAAAAATCACTACTGCACTGAGGTTTGACTTTAGGGAGATTGAAAAAGATTTAGACGTCCAAGCGGTTTTCGAAACCATGAACAACCGTGGCAAATCATTATCAACCCTAGAAAAGCTAAAAAATAGACTGATGCACCTTTGCGAAAAGCTACCGTCACCAACAGAAGACAGAAAAAATCTGCGCGAAAGAATCAACCAATCTTGGGGTGTAATGTATGGTTGGTTGGCCAGAAATCCTGAAAACATACTCGATGAAGATGAATTTTTATCAGCTCACCTATCCCTACTAAGAACACCCAAAGAGGCTGTCTTTTCTGAAAAACTAGCGGAAGAAAAATTATTCGAGATGTTCTGCAATCGACCTGAGCAATATGAAAACGAAATTGGATCGAAAGAAGAAAAGGTGACATTTGAAAAAATACAATCCTACATCCAAAGCCTTTCCTCATTCGCACCAAAATGGTACGATGTACATAATTCCAAAATAAAACAACTCAACAAAATATTACTACTCAATAGAGGAAAAGAAATCAGAATTTTCCTTACCCAATTAATGAGCCATAGCCTAACTGTCTCTCAGCTGATCGAGTTACTCAATAAACTTGAAGCCATATTCTTTAGAAACCGTATCCAGGGCATTGGGGTTATTGACGAACGTACCTTCGCGAGCTGGGCAAGAGAATTGTTCCGCGCAGAATACACAATTAGTGAAATATTGGAGCGCATGGACAATCTTCTGGCAATCCCAGTACCTACTGCAAATATGGTGCAATTTTTCAATGGTCTTTATAATTACGAACGTGGGACCAAAGGTTTTCATAGGTGGGGAAACTTAAAATACTTCCTTTTTGAATATGAAGATTACTTGAAAAAGATCTTTGCGGAAACAAATGACAAAGTAACATTGGAAGATTTTGAATCCACTACTATAGAGCATATAATACCGCAGCATTTTATTGAAAATTGGCATGAAAAAGTCAATGAGGTGTCCATATCCCTAAAAACGGAGCACATTCATCATGGAGTAAAAGTCATGTTGAATACCTTAGGTAATCTTACCATACTAAAAAACGGGAAAAATTCGTCATTGGGAAATCGTAGTTGGGAACAGAAAAGACATAGGTTTCAAACAGGATCCTACAACGAAATCCAGATCGCCCGTTATGAGGTATGGAACAGAAATTCCATATGCAATCGCGGTGAAGAGATGCTTAGATTTTTAGTTTCCAAAATTCCTGGCCTAGCTTTACAAAGTGTCGACATCGACACCATTTTATATTCAGATCAAAAAACTAAAGCCGCAATAAAGGATGGTTTAAAACTTGTGGAAGAAGTTATCCTGGAATAG
- a CDS encoding toll/interleukin-1 receptor domain-containing protein, whose protein sequence is MNDIVEDKLVKEETIFVTYCSDNKEHADKVERFVAKLRMEGYNATIDQILMQDHSSIDFRDMMHGQLQKADKVIVVLSSEYKAKTITEKGGVWIEYQLIRKLIDEEPKKYILVSFDGFGEELIPLAFKDRFVVDLRNADNWQKLYAKLNDEPMITLPAVGLRRPKIVAREIEPYEVEPTSVSNAVEDFLPTEGQAVVIEVPENKMPKITYVYNGSPIKPMFLTAASETLAATSSKLSWSISVRRFLDKAIEYDVDIPHTNVIFNIGAGGNKRSGFLDNLRAFSPAQQFEIMNEFCDEYHFEPKVPELKRKLVETYGKAAE, encoded by the coding sequence ATGAATGATATTGTTGAAGATAAGCTAGTTAAAGAGGAAACTATATTTGTAACTTATTGCTCCGACAACAAAGAGCATGCTGACAAAGTGGAACGCTTTGTTGCTAAGCTACGAATGGAGGGTTATAACGCAACGATTGATCAAATACTGATGCAGGACCACTCCAGCATTGATTTTAGAGATATGATGCATGGCCAATTGCAGAAGGCAGATAAAGTAATCGTAGTATTATCCTCCGAATACAAAGCAAAGACCATCACGGAAAAAGGTGGTGTATGGATAGAGTATCAATTAATTAGGAAGCTAATTGATGAGGAACCAAAAAAGTACATTTTAGTATCATTTGACGGGTTTGGCGAAGAGCTAATACCACTTGCTTTCAAAGATAGGTTTGTTGTTGATTTACGGAATGCAGATAATTGGCAGAAATTGTATGCTAAACTAAATGATGAACCTATGATAACTTTGCCTGCAGTTGGATTAAGAAGGCCAAAAATAGTTGCACGTGAAATAGAGCCTTATGAGGTGGAGCCGACATCAGTTTCTAATGCCGTAGAAGATTTCTTACCTACTGAAGGCCAGGCAGTTGTTATAGAAGTTCCTGAAAACAAAATGCCTAAAATAACATATGTTTACAATGGAAGCCCCATTAAACCAATGTTTTTAACTGCCGCTTCTGAGACCTTAGCCGCCACCAGTTCTAAATTGTCATGGTCAATCTCAGTTAGAAGATTCTTGGACAAGGCAATTGAGTATGATGTTGATATCCCCCACACTAATGTAATCTTTAATATTGGTGCAGGAGGTAATAAACGTAGTGGTTTTTTAGACAATTTAAGAGCTTTTTCTCCAGCCCAGCAATTTGAGATTATGAATGAGTTTTGCGATGAATATCACTTTGAACCAAAAGTACCAGAGCTAAAAAGGAAATTGGTTGAAACTTATGGTAAGGCTGCGGAATAG
- a CDS encoding DUF6660 family protein: MKYLAIIFCLYMTMLTLLPCQDREDFTDGKVSKSSVQKTAKGVEHYGQETCPPFCTCSCCSVSRDFIQSKADKVIVYHIEIPYGEYQMPAIAEQPLDIYQPPQIS; encoded by the coding sequence ATGAAATACCTAGCCATCATATTCTGTCTATACATGACGATGTTAACCCTTCTGCCCTGTCAGGATAGGGAGGATTTTACAGATGGCAAGGTAAGTAAGTCATCCGTCCAAAAAACAGCAAAAGGTGTTGAACATTATGGACAGGAAACATGTCCACCCTTCTGCACCTGTTCCTGCTGTTCGGTTTCACGGGATTTCATTCAGTCCAAGGCTGATAAGGTTATAGTTTACCATATTGAAATTCCCTACGGCGAATATCAAATGCCAGCAATTGCAGAGCAACCGCTAGACATTTACCAACCTCCGCAAATCTCTTAA
- a CDS encoding CusA/CzcA family heavy metal efflux RND transporter, translating into MFDKIISFSIKNKITIGLATLALILVGIYSAYHLPIDAQPDITNNQVQIITQAPSLGAQEIEQFITAPIELAMANISGIVEKRSISRSGISVITIVFHDNIDIYWARSQVNAQLKEAENSIPKGLGEPMLAPITTGLGEIYQYVIHAKKGYEEKYTATDLRTLQDWLVRTQLAGTVGVAEVSGWGGYVKQYEIALDNDKLNSLGLTIPEVYEALEKNNENTGGSYIEQQQNAYFIRGLGQVQNLDDIRKIVVKNRNGSPILVRDVAIVQFGSATRYGAVTRNGEGEVVAGVTLMLKGENFSEVIQNVKDRMAQVQKSLPEGVVIEPFIDRTELVGRAIGTVKQNLLEGALIVVFVLVLLLGNWRAGLVVASVIPLAMLFAFSMMQLFGVSGNLMSLGAIDFGLIVDGAVIIVESVVHHITTGRYRKEGILKLTSAQMDVEVRDSASKLMKSAAFGQIIILIVYLPLLSLIGIEGKMFKPMAQTVAFAILGAFILSLTYVPMASALFLSKNTAPKRNISDRLIEFLQRIYQSALIRILKIKKITVAIVIAVFALAIWAFSNMGGEFIPTLEEGDLTVEISMMQGTSLSEVVKIFGKAEKLLKDKFPEIKQAVTRIGSSEIPTDPMPMEKGDMMLSMKPKDEWTSARTREELMEKMEEELAIIPGISVEISQPMQMRFNELMTGIRQDVAIKIYGSDLDILALQANKIAKLIAPVAGVNEPYIEKVNGLPQIQVTYNRDAMAQYGLNIQDVNIILKTAFAGNVAGVVFEGEKRFDMVVRLNRDLRENISGVENLLIPLPSGNKVPLNQVATVEFKDAPAQVSREGGNRRIYVGFNVKGRDIETTVKEIQAKLDKELKLPSGYYTTYGGQFQNLQAAKERLSIAVPAALILILLLLYVTFRSVKDSLLIFTAVPLASMGGIAALLLRGMPFSISAGVGFIALFGVAVLNGIVLIGYFNQLRDEGMSDIYQRVMEGTKTRLRPVLMTACVASLGFLPMALSSSAGAEVQKPLATVVIGGLITATLLTLFVLPCLYLLFNRKETIKVKVPKPIAVILLIGALIFAQSANANAQQTKLTLDSAIAKALKNNLQIRTSRLSIEQAKALQKSGVDIPKTELLLTQDPTSGGNMDNSFGITQNIAWPGLYKNNKKLLNQQTILAERNSGSVQTEIIRNVRIAWYSYLLNRETLRVLNYQDSVYSSFVKKAEIRWKTGETSKLELISATTKFQEVQALKANAEAELSNSEAVLKQLLNISEPLKIAESGLTMQPINEKENTDLSSNAQALVELQNIEVADARLAVEKSKSLPDFSLGYSQQLIISGFNPAGISRTYSPGTRIAGFQIGVAVPIFNGAGRSRVRAEKIAIEVARSNYESQKSQVELAYEQEQQHYLTFKKLVDYYTNSGIKLADEQSRIAQVSFNLGEIGYVEYIQHISGSVQTKLAYLEALSQLNQSAIQLQYLKGN; encoded by the coding sequence ATGTTTGATAAAATCATATCGTTCTCCATAAAGAACAAAATAACTATTGGGCTGGCTACCCTGGCACTTATCCTTGTCGGGATATATTCTGCCTATCACCTTCCTATTGATGCACAGCCCGACATTACGAACAATCAGGTTCAAATTATAACCCAAGCCCCCAGTCTTGGCGCACAGGAAATTGAACAGTTTATCACTGCGCCAATAGAACTGGCAATGGCCAATATCTCGGGGATCGTAGAAAAACGTTCCATCTCTCGGTCTGGGATATCTGTGATCACCATTGTATTCCATGACAACATCGATATCTATTGGGCAAGATCACAGGTAAATGCACAGCTAAAGGAAGCTGAAAATTCAATCCCAAAGGGATTGGGCGAACCTATGCTTGCACCGATCACAACGGGACTTGGCGAAATCTACCAATATGTGATACATGCCAAGAAAGGCTACGAAGAAAAATATACAGCGACCGACCTGCGTACCCTGCAGGATTGGCTGGTGCGGACACAGCTTGCCGGAACCGTTGGGGTTGCCGAGGTGAGTGGATGGGGCGGCTATGTAAAGCAATATGAAATTGCCCTGGATAACGATAAGCTGAACTCGCTGGGCCTTACCATTCCAGAAGTTTATGAAGCCCTTGAAAAAAACAACGAAAATACTGGTGGCTCCTATATAGAGCAGCAACAGAATGCCTATTTTATCCGTGGCCTAGGACAGGTTCAGAACTTGGACGACATCAGAAAAATAGTAGTCAAAAACCGCAATGGTTCGCCAATATTGGTTCGTGACGTTGCTATCGTACAATTTGGAAGTGCCACTAGGTATGGTGCTGTAACACGGAACGGAGAAGGAGAAGTTGTAGCTGGTGTGACCCTCATGTTAAAGGGAGAGAATTTTAGCGAGGTTATCCAGAACGTAAAGGACAGGATGGCACAGGTACAGAAATCATTGCCCGAGGGCGTGGTAATCGAACCCTTCATTGACCGGACAGAACTGGTGGGCAGGGCAATTGGAACGGTTAAACAGAATTTGCTTGAAGGTGCACTGATCGTAGTCTTCGTACTGGTGCTGCTGCTAGGAAACTGGCGAGCAGGACTTGTGGTAGCCTCGGTTATTCCTTTGGCGATGCTTTTTGCATTTTCCATGATGCAGCTGTTCGGTGTTTCCGGAAACCTGATGAGCTTGGGAGCAATTGACTTTGGGCTGATCGTTGATGGTGCGGTAATCATTGTGGAAAGCGTGGTGCATCACATTACCACAGGACGATACCGAAAGGAAGGCATATTGAAACTTACTTCTGCACAGATGGATGTTGAGGTAAGGGACAGTGCCAGCAAACTGATGAAATCTGCCGCATTCGGACAGATCATTATCCTGATCGTGTATCTTCCCTTATTGTCATTGATCGGCATAGAGGGAAAGATGTTTAAACCAATGGCACAGACAGTGGCCTTTGCCATACTCGGGGCATTTATTCTTTCGCTAACCTATGTGCCAATGGCGAGTGCGCTCTTTTTGAGCAAGAACACTGCGCCCAAAAGAAATATTTCCGATAGGCTGATTGAGTTCCTGCAAAGAATTTATCAAAGCGCACTTATTAGAATTCTGAAAATCAAAAAAATAACGGTTGCCATTGTAATTGCAGTTTTTGCCCTTGCGATATGGGCATTTTCCAATATGGGTGGAGAGTTTATCCCGACGCTGGAAGAAGGTGACCTTACCGTAGAAATCTCGATGATGCAGGGAACCTCACTTTCCGAAGTGGTAAAGATCTTTGGAAAGGCAGAAAAATTGCTTAAAGATAAATTCCCGGAAATCAAGCAGGCAGTTACCCGTATCGGGAGTTCTGAAATCCCAACCGATCCAATGCCAATGGAAAAAGGTGACATGATGCTCTCCATGAAGCCAAAAGATGAGTGGACTTCAGCCAGAACAAGGGAAGAGCTCATGGAAAAGATGGAAGAAGAACTCGCCATTATTCCAGGAATAAGCGTAGAAATATCCCAGCCCATGCAGATGCGCTTTAATGAGCTGATGACAGGTATCAGGCAGGATGTGGCCATTAAGATCTATGGCAGCGACCTTGATATTCTTGCCCTGCAAGCCAACAAAATTGCAAAACTGATCGCTCCAGTTGCAGGGGTAAACGAGCCCTATATTGAAAAGGTAAATGGATTGCCACAAATCCAGGTTACCTATAACAGGGATGCAATGGCTCAATATGGACTAAATATCCAAGATGTGAACATCATTCTAAAAACAGCCTTCGCCGGCAATGTGGCAGGGGTGGTTTTTGAAGGCGAAAAGCGTTTCGATATGGTGGTAAGATTAAATCGTGATCTGAGGGAAAATATATCGGGCGTAGAAAACCTGTTGATTCCGTTGCCATCTGGAAACAAAGTACCTTTAAACCAAGTGGCTACTGTTGAATTTAAGGATGCACCAGCACAGGTTTCCCGTGAAGGCGGTAATAGGAGAATATACGTTGGCTTTAATGTAAAAGGTCGTGATATCGAAACTACGGTAAAAGAAATACAGGCAAAATTGGATAAAGAGCTTAAGCTGCCCAGTGGTTACTATACCACTTACGGTGGGCAATTTCAAAACCTGCAAGCGGCCAAAGAAAGATTATCCATAGCCGTACCAGCTGCCCTAATTTTAATCCTATTACTACTTTATGTAACCTTTAGATCGGTAAAGGATAGCCTTTTGATATTCACTGCTGTTCCACTTGCTTCAATGGGTGGCATTGCTGCACTGCTTCTTAGGGGAATGCCTTTTAGTATTTCTGCCGGTGTTGGTTTCATTGCACTTTTTGGAGTTGCGGTACTGAATGGGATTGTACTGATCGGTTACTTTAACCAGCTAAGGGACGAGGGGATGAGCGACATTTACCAAAGGGTAATGGAAGGAACAAAAACAAGGCTACGGCCTGTACTGATGACAGCCTGTGTGGCATCATTAGGGTTTTTGCCCATGGCATTGTCATCCAGTGCTGGTGCAGAAGTGCAAAAACCACTGGCCACGGTTGTGATCGGTGGACTGATCACCGCAACCCTGCTCACACTTTTTGTACTGCCATGTCTATATCTTTTATTTAACAGAAAGGAAACGATCAAAGTGAAAGTTCCAAAACCGATTGCAGTTATTTTATTGATTGGTGCTTTGATTTTTGCCCAGTCAGCTAATGCAAATGCACAACAAACTAAGCTTACACTGGACAGTGCCATTGCAAAGGCTTTGAAAAATAACCTACAAATCCGCACTTCAAGACTCTCGATAGAACAGGCCAAGGCGCTTCAGAAATCTGGTGTCGATATTCCCAAAACCGAACTGCTTTTGACCCAAGATCCAACAAGTGGAGGTAACATGGATAATTCCTTTGGGATTACCCAGAATATTGCCTGGCCCGGTCTATATAAAAACAATAAAAAGCTGCTGAACCAGCAAACGATATTAGCGGAAAGAAACAGCGGATCCGTTCAGACCGAGATTATCCGTAATGTTCGCATTGCCTGGTATAGCTATCTGTTGAACAGAGAAACCCTTCGTGTGCTAAATTACCAGGATAGCGTCTATAGCAGTTTCGTTAAAAAGGCCGAGATAAGGTGGAAAACGGGCGAAACTTCTAAACTTGAGCTGATCAGTGCCACGACCAAGTTTCAGGAAGTGCAGGCATTGAAAGCAAATGCGGAAGCAGAACTCAGCAATAGCGAAGCAGTCCTAAAACAGTTGTTGAATATTTCTGAACCTTTGAAGATAGCCGAAAGCGGTCTTACCATGCAACCAATTAATGAAAAAGAAAATACCGACCTTTCGTCAAATGCGCAGGCCCTGGTCGAGCTGCAGAACATAGAAGTTGCGGATGCGAGGTTAGCAGTAGAAAAATCCAAATCGCTCCCCGACTTTTCACTCGGCTACAGCCAACAGCTCATTATTTCTGGTTTCAATCCCGCAGGCATTTCCAGAACCTATTCCCCAGGAACTCGCATAGCAGGTTTTCAGATCGGTGTTGCAGTTCCAATCTTCAATGGTGCTGGCCGCTCTAGGGTAAGGGCAGAAAAGATAGCCATAGAGGTGGCCAGATCAAATTATGAGAGCCAAAAATCTCAAGTTGAACTCGCCTATGAGCAGGAACAGCAACATTATCTGACATTTAAAAAGCTTGTCGATTATTATACTAATTCTGGGATCAAGCTTGCGGATGAACAGTCTAGGATCGCACAGGTATCGTTCAATCTTGGAGAGATCGGTTATGTGGAATACATACAGCACATCTCTGGTTCTGTCCAAACCAAACTGGCCTATCTCGAAGCGTTAAGCCAACTCAATCAATCTGCAATTCAATTACAATATCTAAAAGGAAATTAA
- a CDS encoding efflux RND transporter periplasmic adaptor subunit — protein MHTFKFKYIALSTLLSLGLMLGCSGDKSSETKTESPTEEANPAEGGLELTTAQMKTVGIEIGSIEDRNLDAVVKANGQLEVPPQNKADVSILSGGIITRINVLEGQQVRKGQVLATINNQDLIKIQQDYLSSKNSFTYVQAEYERQKQLKDAGAGTGKSFQSAEATYNAEKSKLMAYESQLSQLGVSPSSIAKGKIISQFPVISPINGTVGQITANTGAFVQPGTSIMEVVDNSKIHCDLTVFEKDLMAVKIGQKVSFQLTNQGNQVITGKINGINKSFQNETKGVIVHAVIDNATKKNLIPGMYVTALISTGSQMTPSLPVEAIVRSGGKQYIFIVSDDNKDSKTGTFRFVKAEVKAGVLELGYIQVTPLEELPKNTKVVTKGAFYLESKGAGGAEEE, from the coding sequence ATGCATACGTTCAAATTTAAATATATAGCACTATCTACCCTGTTAAGCTTAGGCCTGATGCTGGGCTGTTCTGGCGACAAGTCAAGCGAAACAAAAACTGAATCCCCTACAGAAGAAGCAAATCCAGCCGAAGGAGGGCTTGAACTCACTACCGCCCAGATGAAAACCGTGGGAATAGAAATTGGCAGCATCGAAGACCGGAACTTGGATGCCGTTGTAAAGGCCAATGGCCAGTTAGAGGTACCGCCGCAGAACAAGGCTGACGTTAGTATCCTTTCTGGAGGCATCATTACACGTATAAACGTGCTGGAAGGACAACAGGTAAGAAAGGGGCAGGTTTTGGCAACAATAAACAATCAGGATTTGATCAAGATCCAACAAGATTATCTATCTAGCAAAAATAGTTTTACCTATGTGCAGGCAGAATATGAGCGCCAAAAACAGTTAAAGGATGCTGGTGCAGGAACAGGAAAGTCTTTTCAGTCAGCAGAGGCTACCTACAATGCAGAAAAATCTAAGCTCATGGCCTATGAAAGCCAGCTCAGCCAACTTGGCGTTTCTCCATCCAGTATTGCAAAGGGAAAGATCATTTCACAGTTTCCTGTGATTTCACCAATCAATGGTACGGTTGGACAGATTACAGCAAATACAGGTGCATTCGTTCAACCTGGAACCTCGATTATGGAAGTGGTCGATAATTCAAAGATACACTGCGACCTTACTGTTTTCGAAAAAGATTTGATGGCGGTAAAAATTGGACAAAAAGTAAGCTTCCAATTGACCAACCAGGGCAATCAGGTAATAACCGGAAAGATCAACGGGATCAACAAATCTTTCCAGAACGAGACCAAAGGTGTAATCGTTCATGCGGTAATCGATAATGCGACCAAAAAGAACCTTATACCAGGGATGTACGTAACGGCATTGATCAGTACGGGCAGCCAGATGACGCCATCGTTACCCGTTGAGGCCATTGTCCGCTCGGGAGGCAAACAGTATATTTTCATTGTTTCCGACGATAATAAGGATTCAAAGACGGGTACATTCCGTTTTGTGAAAGCTGAAGTGAAAGCCGGCGTTTTAGAACTTGGCTATATTCAGGTTACGCCTTTGGAAGAATTGCCGAAAAATACAAAAGTGGTAACTAAGGGTGCATTTTATCTGGAATCTAAAGGTGCTGGTGGAGCGGAGGAAGAGTAA
- a CDS encoding Fur family transcriptional regulator: protein MKELEQRLIDKQINPTAMRLVVLDFLLGQSSAQSLTDMELKMVRTDRVTLYRTIRTFEENGLVHRIEDGSGITKFALCAAGCDVKGHHDLHLHFYCTVCKQTHCLPKTMIPEISLPKGYQSLETQLMVKGICRECGI from the coding sequence ATGAAAGAGCTTGAGCAACGACTTATTGATAAACAAATCAATCCAACCGCTATGCGCTTGGTAGTCCTGGATTTTTTGCTTGGCCAATCTTCAGCCCAGAGCCTGACCGATATGGAACTGAAAATGGTTCGTACCGATAGGGTAACACTTTATCGAACGATCAGGACTTTTGAAGAAAATGGGTTGGTGCATCGTATTGAAGATGGAAGTGGCATAACCAAGTTTGCACTTTGTGCAGCTGGATGCGATGTAAAGGGACACCACGATCTTCATCTGCATTTTTATTGTACGGTATGTAAGCAGACCCATTGTTTGCCAAAAACTATGATACCAGAAATCAGCTTGCCCAAAGGATACCAATCCTTAGAAACCCAATTGATGGTCAAGGGAATATGTAGAGAATGTGGAATCTAA